In one Magallana gigas chromosome 7, xbMagGiga1.1, whole genome shotgun sequence genomic region, the following are encoded:
- the LOC105336061 gene encoding DNA ligase 4: MDEEDVDTKPELTVASQVSFAELCGLLEKISKTHGNEKKKAVLGTFVEKWREFHQELHKDNPDTTDSFYAAMRLLVPQLEKQRAAYGIKEHMLAKLLIEVLCLGKDSADSNRLLNFKAPKAAKGDAGDFAAVAYFVLKNRCPEKGTLTIQEVNNCLDGIATNNAAKKKDLVRKNILKLLTNMSAIELKWLIRMIVKELKVGLSQTSVFSVYHPDAEEFYNVNNNLEKVCRMLRDKSVRVHEIGIEIFSPFTPMLGERAAPDQVEKLMDGKPYIIETKFDGERILLHKQEGEYKYFSRSGNEYTSTFGSNRYDGNMTPFIHECFQSSVKSCILDGEMIGYDAATKTFATKAMNTDIKHQREEGYQPCYYAFDLIMLNGRVLTNQPLKERLELLKTVFTEEEGRLFLSKHTEANTNQDCAEALNEAIDGREEGIMVKKPDSVYRPNTRKGGWFKIKPEYVGGLMDELDVLVVGGFFGVGHRSGMMSHFLCALAVPEEDGSHPTVFHSFCKVGSGYSKKELAEFNKKLAEHWKVFNKKNPPSSIILASGFKEKPDAYIEPKNSCIVQIKAAEVIDSERFKTGFTLRFPRVEKFRDDKAWYECMTVPEVQEMKDRAGGKLAGGKVELREEEEPTKKKRKVVTHVIRPTLGAQFQAADLSDVTQTSKIFEGKEFCVINGPSSLSKAAIEKKVAEYGGSVVQNPGSTTFCVLADKVVMRVTNLMKRDLYDIVKVDWFKRCLDAQTFIPWAPADMIHTSAKTQMALKKDYDEFGDSYMQDTTPDQLKYTFQHMDNSEISISTDEMAELEEKYFPDDSPYGLFRTCRFYLDNKLVIGDPSTQIKDSSLEFLTLELRFFGGTVSDSLDKKVSHVMVDKRDLSRVQELKQERRKRSRKFHIVNEDWLRQCLEEGSLCSERQFEPS, translated from the exons ATGGACGAAGAAGATGTGGACACCAAACCAGAACTGACGGTTGCGTCTCAGGTGTCTTTTGCCGAACTGTGTGGATTGTTGGAAAAGATCTCTAAAACCCATGGCAATGAGAAAAAGAAGGCTGTGCTGGGGACATTTGTGGAGAAATGGCGTGAATTTCATCAGGAGTTGCATAAAGATAATCCAGATACC aCGGACTCATTTTATGCAGCTATGCGACTCTTGGTGCCACAACTTGAAAAGCAAAGAGCAGCTTATGGAATAAAAGAG CATATGTTGGCTAAACTCTTGATTGAAGTCCTGTGTCTGGGAAAGGACAGTGCAGATTCTAACAGACTACTGAACTTCAAAGCACCCAAAGCTGCCAAAGGg gatgCTGGAGACTTTGCAGCTGTGGCTTACTTTGTGCTAAAAAATCGCTGCCCTGAAAAAGGGACACTGACGATACAGGAAGTCAACAACTGCTTAGATGGCATTGCCACAAATAATGCAGCGAAGAAAAAAGACCTTGTCCGTAAGAACATCCTAAAGCTTCTGACCAATATGTCTGCTATTGAACTGAAGTGGCTGATCCGGATGATAGTGAAGGAACTAAAAGTTGGACTGAGTCAGACGTCTGTGTTCAGTGTGTATCACCCTGATGCTGAGGAATTCTACAATGTCAACAACAATCTGGAAAAG GTTTGTCGAATGTTGAGGGACAAAAGTGTAAGAGTGCATGAGATTGGAATAGAGATATTTTCTCCTTTCACTCCAATGCTTGGGGAGAGAGCAGCACCAGATCAG GTTGAAAAACTAATGGATGGCAAGCCATACATCATAGAAACCAAATTTGATGGAGAGAGAATTCTTCTACACAAACAGGAGGGAGAATACAAATATTTCTCCAGGAG TGGTAATGAATACACAAGCACCTTTGGGTCCAATCGGTACGACGGAAACATGACACCATTCATCCATGAATGCTTTCAATCATCTGTGAAATCCTGCATATTGGATGGagaaatgataggatatgatgcagcaacaaaaacatttg cCACTAAGGCCATGAACACAGATATAAAGCACCAGAGAGAGGAGGGATATCAGCCATGTTATTATGCTTTTGACCTGATAATGCTCAATGGGCGTGTCCTTACGAACCAACCACTGAAGGAACGCCTGGAGTTACTGAAGACTGTGTTCACAGAGGAAGAGGGGAGGCTCTTTCTGAGTAAACACACAGAAGCCAACACAAA TCAAGACTGTGCAGAGGCTCTGAACGAGGCGATTGATGGCAGGGAGGAGGGGATCATGGTCAAAAAACCAGACTCTGTGTACCGACCTAACACCAGGAAGGGGGGCTGGTTCAAAATCAAACCGGAGTATGTAGGAGGACTGATGGATGAACTAGACGTCCTGGTCGTGGGGGGTTTCTTTGGGGTGGGGCACCGAAGTGGGATGATGTCCCACTTTCTTTGTGCATTGGCAGTTCCGGAGGAAGATGGGAGCCATCCAACTGTCTTCCATTCTTTCTGCAAG gttggATCAGGGTATTCTAAAAAAGAACTTGCAGAGTTCAACAAGAAACTTGCTGAGCACTGGAAGGTCTTTAACAAGAAAAATCCACCCTCTTCTATTATACTGGCTTCCGGATTTAAAGAGAAACCAGACGCATACATTGAACCAAAAAACTCATGTATAGTTCAG ATCAAGGCAGCAGAAGTCATAGACAGTGAGAGATTTAAAACAGGCTTCACTCTGAGATTTCCCCGTGTGGAGAAATTCCGTGATGACAAGGCGTGGTACGAGTGTATGACAGTACCCGAGGTCCAAGAAATGAAGGAT AGAGCTGGGGGTAAACTTGCTGGAGGCAAAGTGGAGCTGAGGGAGGAAGAGGAACCAACCAAGAAAAAACGGAAAGTTGTGACCCATGTCATCCGACCCACTCTGGGTGCTCAGTTCCAGGCAGCAGATTTGTCTGACGTTACTCAG ACATCCAAGATCTTTGAAGGAAAAGAGTTCTGTGTGATCAATGGTCCCTCTTCTTTAAGTAAAGCAGCAATTGAGAAAAAAGTGGCAGAGTATGGAGGTTCTGTTGTTCAAAACCCAG gATCTACCACATTTTGTGTGCTGGCTGACAAGGTTGTCATGAGGGTTACAAACCTGATGAAGCGTGAcctgtatgatattgtaaaggTTGACTGGTTCAAGAGATGCTTGGATGCACAGACATTCATTCCATG GGCACCTGCTGATATGATCCACACCTCAGCAAAGACACAGATGGCTCTGAAGAAGGATTATGACGAGTTTGGAGATAGTTATATGCAGGATACTACTCCAGATCAACTCAAGTACACCTTTCAACACATGGATAAT AGTGAAATATCCATTTCAACAGATGAAATGGCTGAATTGGAAGAGAAATATTTCCCTGATGATTCTCCATATGGATTGTTCAGAACATGCAG ATTTTACTTGGACAACAAGCTTGTAATAGGTGATCCCTCAACACAAATCAAAGACTCGTCTTTGGAATTCCTGACCTTGGAGCTGAGGTTTTTTGGCGGAACAGTCTCCGACTCTCTGGACAAAAAAGTCTCCCATGTTATGGTTGACAAAAG AGATTTGAGCAGAGTACAAGAGTTAAAACAAGAGAGAAGAAAAAGAAGTAGGAAGTTCCACATTGTGAATGAGGATTGGCTGCGACAGTGTTTAGAGGAGGGCAGTCTGTGCTCAGAGAGACAGTTTGAACCGTCCTGA